In Lewinellaceae bacterium, a single window of DNA contains:
- a CDS encoding T9SS type A sorting domain-containing protein produces the protein MKKRNVIVLVFLIFHVGISKLESQDPLISKKVVYRLNELTDEEYIKARSSYVYDENERIVDEIIEETGLEDTELDFSRRIIYHYEDTLIRKDFFWWNTELETWYDIGYHHFEYDDYGCLSREFYEFQETRGEIVYLNDTNCQKEEIIEKEWFRGEFLRGLKKEIFRADTMEEILSIEIDSQGFEIFELGKRIIIYDEEGRRIRLWYNDSDFQAEHLETYEYYETNGNLAKIESYYKVSVDSEWEKDEECNISYEYDQETNRIIRKISSCLWYIVAPPLERIRDINYEFDCNGNLEEEIIISEDGELEMRTIYEYLDSILCEEEIDSVYLAPMELKIYPNPAKKVLYVDWKEWQNKSANIQIYDLKGVKLDEKQFPEVIGRVELNLSVYSDKLLLISIQTDSDLLIKKIIRQE, from the coding sequence ATGAAAAAAAGAAACGTTATTGTTCTAGTTTTTTTGATTTTCCATGTTGGGATTTCAAAATTAGAAAGCCAAGATCCATTGATAAGCAAAAAGGTGGTTTACAGATTAAATGAATTAACGGATGAGGAATATATAAAGGCGAGGTCAAGCTATGTATATGACGAAAACGAAAGAATAGTAGATGAAATAATTGAAGAAACGGGCTTAGAGGATACAGAATTGGACTTTTCAAGGAGAATAATATATCATTATGAAGATACATTGATAAGGAAAGATTTTTTTTGGTGGAATACTGAGTTAGAAACTTGGTATGATATTGGTTACCATCATTTCGAGTATGATGATTATGGATGTTTAAGCCGAGAATTTTATGAGTTCCAGGAAACGAGAGGAGAAATTGTTTATTTGAATGACACTAACTGTCAAAAAGAAGAAATAATTGAGAAAGAATGGTTTAGAGGAGAATTCCTTAGGGGTTTGAAAAAAGAAATATTTAGGGCTGACACAATGGAAGAAATTTTGAGCATAGAGATAGATTCTCAAGGTTTTGAGATATTTGAATTAGGCAAAAGAATAATAATTTATGATGAAGAAGGAAGAAGAATACGGTTATGGTATAATGATTCTGATTTCCAAGCAGAGCACTTGGAGACATATGAATATTACGAAACAAATGGAAACTTGGCAAAGATAGAAAGTTATTATAAAGTAAGTGTAGATAGTGAATGGGAAAAAGACGAAGAGTGCAATATAAGTTATGAATATGATCAAGAGACGAATAGGATTATTAGAAAGATTTCAAGTTGTTTATGGTATATAGTGGCTCCTCCTTTGGAACGTATTCGTGACATCAATTATGAATTTGATTGTAATGGTAACCTTGAGGAAGAGATAATAATTAGTGAAGATGGAGAGTTAGAGATGCGTACGATATATGAATATCTTGATTCAATACTTTGTGAGGAAGAGATAGATTCAGTTTATTTAGCACCAATGGAATTAAAGATATATCCTAATCCGGCAAAGAAAGTTTTGTATGTGGATTGGAAGGAATGGCAAAACAAAAGTGCAAATATTCAGATATATGATCTGAAAGGCGTCAAATTAGACGAAAAACAATTTCCCGAAGTAATTGGAAGGGTTGAGTTGAATTTAAGCGTATACTCTGACAAGTTATTGTTAATTAGTATTCAGACCGATAGTGATTTGCTTATCAAGAAAATAATTAGACAAGAGTGA
- a CDS encoding tyrosine-type recombinase/integrase — MSSVERSVERKRAKTLPEVLSEEEVRQLICQTKNLKHRAFLKLLYTTGVRVGELVKLKPGDIDSKRMVVRVEMGKGKKSRYTVLSMPLLKELRAYWLEYRPRVYLFEGAVPGRHISIRTVQTVFKQACKRIGLRKQVGVHVLRHPVLRDGTTHLLENGVDTLTVKALLGHSDISTTARYVHVQNSRMKGLPDLLAHW; from the coding sequence GTGAGCTCAGTCGAACGCTCAGTCGAACGCAAAAGAGCCAAGACGCTACCGGAAGTATTGTCGGAAGAAGAAGTGCGGCAGCTTATTTGCCAGACAAAGAACCTCAAGCACCGGGCGTTCCTCAAATTATTGTATACCACGGGCGTCCGGGTAGGAGAGCTGGTGAAGCTCAAGCCTGGGGACATTGATTCCAAGCGGATGGTTGTGCGGGTAGAAATGGGCAAAGGGAAGAAGAGCCGCTACACGGTTTTGTCAATGCCCTTGCTGAAGGAATTACGGGCCTATTGGCTGGAATACCGGCCGCGGGTTTATTTGTTTGAAGGAGCAGTTCCTGGGCGCCATATCAGCATCCGCACAGTACAAACCGTATTCAAGCAGGCTTGCAAGCGCATTGGCCTGCGCAAACAAGTAGGAGTGCATGTGCTGCGCCATCCCGTCTTGCGAGACGGGACCACGCATTTACTGGAAAACGGAGTAGACACGCTGACGGTGAAGGCGCTGCTGGGCCATTCTGACATATCCACCACTGCGCGCTACGTGCATGTGCAAAACAGCCGGATGAAAGGCCTGCCGGATTTGTTGGCCCATTGGTAA